In a single window of the Pseudogemmatithrix spongiicola genome:
- a CDS encoding FtsX-like permease family protein, producing MATSRLELSIAWRYLRSRRGSRLLSFISVIAVAGVAVGVSALIVIMGVMNGLQTDLREKILVGSPDIRVLTYGEALRLERWPEAQEKVRGVANVVDVAPFVITQALATAGKGHIEAVTIGGLLPGDSGSTQVTTIRDHAAPGAFLFKTTDGRDNGVVLGRLLADRLGAYPGMRITVYTAGNNDAESAGAVIGVGPLAGLSAGMLPRVQQFEVTGTFETLMYEYDNNYAYVALPYAQRLAGLDSAVTGLEVKTTGRWVAPEVAGTIVELLGWPYRAEDWQQQNSSLFRALKLEKLGMSVILALIIMVAAFNIVSTLTMVVRDKTREIGILKAMGMRADAIRRIFLLQGAFIGAAGTGMGLVLGLGTGLALERWKLIALDPSVYFIDHLPVRLELFDVTLIVLLSVGVAVLATLHPAATAAKLYPIEAIRSE from the coding sequence GTGGCCACGTCCCGCCTCGAGCTGTCGATCGCCTGGCGCTACCTGCGGAGCCGCCGCGGGTCGCGGCTGCTGTCGTTCATCTCCGTGATCGCGGTGGCCGGGGTGGCGGTGGGCGTGAGTGCGCTCATCGTGATCATGGGCGTCATGAACGGCCTGCAGACGGACCTTCGCGAGAAGATCCTGGTCGGCAGTCCCGACATCCGCGTGCTGACCTACGGCGAAGCCCTGCGGCTCGAGCGCTGGCCCGAGGCGCAGGAGAAGGTGCGCGGCGTGGCCAACGTGGTGGACGTCGCGCCGTTCGTGATCACGCAGGCGCTGGCCACGGCCGGCAAGGGCCACATCGAGGCGGTGACGATCGGTGGCCTGCTCCCGGGTGATTCGGGCTCGACGCAGGTGACGACGATCCGCGACCACGCGGCGCCGGGCGCGTTCCTCTTCAAGACCACGGACGGCCGGGACAACGGCGTCGTGCTCGGCCGCCTGCTGGCGGACCGGCTGGGCGCGTATCCGGGCATGCGCATCACGGTGTACACGGCCGGCAACAACGACGCCGAGAGCGCCGGGGCCGTCATCGGGGTGGGGCCGCTGGCGGGCCTCTCCGCGGGCATGCTGCCGCGCGTGCAGCAGTTCGAGGTGACGGGCACCTTCGAGACGCTGATGTACGAGTACGACAACAACTACGCGTACGTCGCGCTGCCGTACGCGCAGCGTCTCGCGGGGCTCGACAGCGCGGTGACCGGCCTCGAGGTGAAGACGACGGGTCGCTGGGTGGCGCCAGAAGTGGCGGGGACGATCGTCGAGCTGCTGGGCTGGCCGTACCGCGCCGAGGATTGGCAGCAGCAGAACAGCTCGCTGTTCCGCGCGCTCAAGCTCGAGAAGCTGGGCATGAGCGTCATCCTCGCGTTGATCATCATGGTGGCCGCGTTCAACATCGTGAGCACGCTGACGATGGTCGTGCGCGACAAGACGCGCGAGATCGGCATCCTGAAGGCGATGGGTATGCGCGCCGACGCGATCCGCCGGATCTTCCTGCTGCAGGGCGCGTTCATCGGCGCCGCGGGCACGGGCATGGGCCTCGTGCTCGGACTCGGCACAGGTCTCGCGCTCGAGCGCTGGAAGCTGATCGCGCTGGACCCCTCGGTGTATTTCATCGACCACCTGCCGGTGCGCCTGGAGCTGTTCGATGTGACGCTGATCGTGCTGCTCAGCGTCGGCGTGGCCGTGCTGGCAACGCTGCATCCGGCGGCGACGGCGGCCAAGCTCTACCCGATCGAGGCCATCCGCAGCGAATGA
- a CDS encoding Trm112 family protein: MTEIPADIRDLLACPRCGGVLRDSRVGGGETLTCDACALVYPVEEGIPVLLAERAQPRTQAEA, from the coding sequence GTGACGGAGATTCCCGCGGACATCCGGGACCTGCTGGCCTGCCCGCGATGCGGTGGCGTGCTGCGCGATTCCCGCGTGGGTGGCGGTGAGACGCTGACGTGCGACGCCTGCGCGTTGGTGTATCCCGTGGAAGAGGGCATCCCGGTGCTGCTCGCCGAGCGGGCGCAGCCGCGCACGCAGGCCGAGGCCTAG
- a CDS encoding UvrB/UvrC motif-containing protein: protein MVCDNCRERDAVVHLTQIVEAAVSQVHLCEQCAAARGIETTVTAPPSHPLGDFLQAVQQQAAQMPGDMARCAFCGTSLRDFRASGRLGCAQCYGAFEQSLRELLRRVHGGTRHVGWQHLSENPADMARETAIEALRQRLAKAVEGEAFEEAAALRDQIRGLE from the coding sequence ATGGTTTGCGACAACTGCCGCGAGCGCGATGCCGTGGTGCACCTGACACAGATCGTCGAGGCGGCGGTGTCGCAGGTGCATCTGTGCGAGCAGTGCGCCGCGGCGCGGGGCATCGAGACGACGGTGACGGCCCCGCCGTCGCATCCGTTGGGCGATTTCCTGCAGGCCGTGCAACAGCAGGCCGCGCAGATGCCGGGCGATATGGCCCGCTGTGCCTTCTGCGGGACCTCGCTGCGGGATTTCCGCGCGAGCGGGCGGCTGGGCTGCGCGCAGTGCTACGGGGCCTTCGAGCAGAGCCTGCGCGAGCTGCTGCGGCGGGTCCATGGCGGCACGCGGCACGTCGGATGGCAGCACCTCTCCGAGAATCCGGCGGACATGGCGCGCGAGACGGCGATCGAGGCGCTCCGCCAGCGCCTCGCGAAGGCCGTCGAGGGCGAGGCCTTCGAGGAAGCGGCCGCATTGCGGGACCAGATCCGGGGGCTCGAATGA
- a CDS encoding non-canonical purine NTP pyrophosphatase produces MSDGGPAPTPPLVLATRSAGKIRELRALCAERGIAVVTLEELGIAESPAEDALEVFETFEANARAKARYFAAMLPGRWVLAEDSGLVVDALGGAPGVRSKRWTGSTATGAALDAENNAALQRALAGVEDRRARYECVAVLVHGDAEWVHAGRVEGRITQAPRGVNGFGYDPYFESVELGCTFAEASPAAKAEVSHRARAVRGLLEHSVRS; encoded by the coding sequence GTGAGCGACGGCGGGCCGGCGCCGACGCCGCCGCTGGTGCTCGCGACGCGGAGCGCGGGCAAGATCCGCGAGTTGCGGGCATTGTGTGCGGAGCGCGGCATCGCCGTCGTGACGCTCGAGGAGCTCGGCATCGCCGAGTCACCGGCGGAGGATGCGCTCGAGGTGTTCGAGACCTTCGAGGCGAATGCGCGCGCGAAGGCGCGGTATTTCGCGGCGATGCTCCCCGGGCGATGGGTACTGGCCGAGGACTCGGGGCTCGTCGTCGATGCGCTCGGTGGCGCGCCTGGCGTGCGCAGCAAGCGCTGGACGGGCAGTACGGCAACAGGTGCGGCACTGGATGCCGAGAACAATGCGGCGCTGCAGCGCGCGCTCGCGGGCGTGGAGGATCGGCGTGCGCGCTACGAGTGCGTGGCCGTGCTCGTGCACGGTGATGCAGAGTGGGTGCACGCGGGGCGCGTCGAGGGCAGGATCACGCAGGCTCCGCGCGGCGTGAATGGGTTCGGCTACGATCCGTACTTCGAGAGCGTCGAGTTGGGCTGCACGTTCGCGGAGGCGTCGCCGGCGGCGAAGGCGGAGGTGAGCCATCGTGCGCGGGCGGTGCGCGGGCTCCTCGAGCACAGCGTGCGGAGTTGA
- the prfB gene encoding peptide chain release factor 2 (programmed frameshift), which produces MADSSIAQSLAHDEARLVELRRYLDLDRKRERLSALEADMSDASFWNAQERAREVVQEVKVLKNWIEPWDKLQARVASAKELLELLAMEPDESMEADVAAEVAAVREAMDALELRTLLQGKDDFRDAQVEISAGAGGTEAQDWAQMLMRMYTRWAERKGFSVDIIDLSEGEEAGIKGAVLEIKGEYAYGFLRPESGVHRLVRISPFDSQARRHTSFASVFIYPVVNEEINIDIREEDLRIDVYRASGAGGQHVNKTSSAVRITHLPTGIVVASQSERSQFKNKATCMKQLKNKLYQREIEKQAAVKAAMDANKMDVSFGSQIRSYVFQPYTMVNDHRTELKVTDVHKVMDGAIDPFIEAFLKQGASGAAA; this is translated from the exons ATGGCCGATTCTTCCATTGCCCAGTCCCTCGCGCACGACGAAGCACGACTCGTCGAGCTGCGGAGGTACCTT GACCTCGATCGCAAGCGCGAACGCCTGAGCGCCCTCGAGGCGGACATGAGCGACGCGAGCTTCTGGAATGCCCAGGAGCGGGCGCGCGAGGTGGTGCAGGAAGTGAAGGTCCTCAAGAACTGGATCGAGCCGTGGGATAAGCTCCAGGCGCGTGTGGCGTCCGCGAAGGAGCTGCTGGAGCTCCTGGCCATGGAGCCGGACGAATCCATGGAGGCCGACGTGGCCGCCGAGGTGGCGGCCGTGCGTGAGGCGATGGACGCGCTGGAGCTGCGCACGCTGCTGCAAGGCAAGGATGATTTCCGCGATGCCCAAGTGGAAATCAGCGCCGGCGCCGGCGGCACCGAGGCGCAGGATTGGGCGCAGATGCTCATGCGCATGTACACGCGCTGGGCGGAGCGCAAAGGCTTCAGCGTGGACATCATCGACCTCTCCGAGGGCGAAGAGGCGGGCATCAAGGGCGCGGTGCTGGAGATCAAGGGTGAGTACGCCTACGGCTTCCTGCGGCCGGAGAGCGGCGTGCATCGCCTGGTGCGCATCTCGCCGTTCGACTCGCAGGCGCGGCGGCATACGAGCTTCGCGTCGGTGTTCATCTATCCGGTGGTGAACGAGGAGATCAACATCGACATCCGCGAGGAGGACCTGCGGATCGACGTGTACCGTGCCTCGGGTGCGGGCGGCCAGCACGTCAACAAGACGAGCTCGGCGGTGCGCATCACGCACCTCCCGACGGGCATCGTCGTCGCCTCGCAGTCCGAGCGCTCGCAGTTCAAGAACAAGGCGACGTGCATGAAGCAGCTGAAGAACAAGCTGTACCAGCGCGAGATCGAGAAGCAGGCGGCGGTGAAGGCGGCGATGGACGCGAACAAGATGGACGTGTCGTTCGGCTCGCAGATCCGCAGCTACGTGTTCCAGCCGTACACGATGGTGAACGACCATCGGACCGAATTGAAGGTGACGGACGTACACAAGGTGATGGACGGGGCGATCGATCCGTTCATCGAGGCCTTCCTCAAGCAGGGCGCCTCGGGCGCCGCCGCGTAA
- the rph gene encoding ribonuclease PH produces MADLRPGGRALDALRPITLERNTAPYAEGSCLVSFGNTRVLCAVSVEDGVPGWKKGKGEGWLTAEYAMLPRATHTRSPRERGQVGGRTQEIQRLIGRSVRAMLDDFAWGEFTLKVDCDVLQADGGTRTAAITGASVAVVDAFAWMVQTGRIKASPVKRRVAAVSVGVVDGHARLDLEYSEDVRAEVDANVVMASADRFVEVQGTGENGTFARAELDALLDLAHAGIRALDAAQARVLGA; encoded by the coding sequence ATGGCTGATCTCCGTCCCGGTGGGCGCGCGCTGGATGCGCTGCGCCCCATCACGCTCGAGCGCAACACGGCGCCCTACGCGGAAGGCTCCTGTCTCGTGAGCTTCGGCAATACGCGCGTGCTGTGCGCCGTGTCCGTCGAGGACGGCGTGCCCGGCTGGAAGAAGGGCAAGGGCGAAGGCTGGCTCACGGCGGAGTACGCCATGCTGCCGCGCGCCACGCACACGCGCTCGCCGCGCGAGCGCGGGCAGGTCGGCGGACGCACGCAGGAAATCCAGCGGCTCATCGGCCGCAGCGTGCGGGCCATGCTCGACGATTTCGCCTGGGGCGAGTTCACGCTCAAGGTCGACTGCGATGTGCTGCAGGCCGACGGCGGCACGCGCACGGCGGCCATCACCGGCGCCTCGGTGGCCGTGGTCGATGCCTTCGCCTGGATGGTGCAGACGGGGCGCATCAAGGCTTCGCCCGTGAAGCGCCGCGTCGCGGCCGTGAGCGTCGGCGTGGTGGACGGCCACGCGCGCCTCGACCTCGAGTACAGCGAGGACGTGCGCGCCGAGGTGGACGCCAACGTCGTGATGGCGAGCGCCGATCGCTTCGTGGAAGTGCAGGGCACGGGCGAGAACGGCACGTTCGCACGCGCCGAGCTCGACGCGTTGCTGGATCTCGCGCACGCGGGCATCCGCGCGCTCGACGCCGCGCAGGCGCGCGTCCTCGGCGCGTGA
- the era gene encoding GTPase Era produces the protein MDTKAGFVTLVGRPNAGKSTLLNRLVGERLAIVSAKPQSTRERVVGILSDASSQLIFLDTPGLLEPRYALHKAMLHSAHQAIADADVILYLVDATRDKPEDLVVLGSLPAAPSAPVIVVYNKLDEVSAARRAELEALAPDASWISAATGEGCEALLARVRERLPAHPFFYDADDVSTQQMRFFVAEFLRETVLEQLDDEVPYGIAVGIEEFREAEDPVYIRAFLYVERESQKGIVVGAGGSRIKAIGQAARARIEPLVGRRVFLDLRVKELKNWRKDVHALARLGYRLPEDQST, from the coding sequence ATGGATACCAAAGCCGGTTTCGTCACCCTCGTCGGACGCCCAAACGCCGGCAAGAGCACGCTGCTCAACCGGCTCGTCGGCGAGCGCCTCGCCATCGTCTCCGCGAAGCCGCAATCCACACGTGAGCGCGTAGTCGGCATCCTCTCCGACGCCTCCTCGCAGCTCATCTTCCTCGACACGCCCGGTCTGCTCGAGCCGCGCTACGCGCTCCACAAGGCCATGCTGCACAGCGCGCACCAGGCCATCGCCGATGCGGACGTCATCCTGTACCTCGTGGACGCGACGCGCGACAAGCCGGAAGACCTGGTGGTCCTCGGGTCGCTGCCGGCGGCGCCGAGTGCGCCCGTGATCGTCGTGTACAACAAGCTCGATGAGGTGAGTGCGGCGCGGCGCGCCGAGCTCGAGGCGCTGGCCCCCGACGCCTCGTGGATCTCGGCCGCCACGGGCGAGGGCTGCGAGGCCCTTCTGGCCCGCGTGCGGGAGCGCCTGCCGGCGCATCCGTTCTTCTATGACGCCGACGACGTCTCGACGCAGCAGATGCGGTTCTTCGTCGCGGAGTTCCTGCGCGAGACGGTCCTCGAGCAGCTCGACGATGAGGTGCCGTACGGCATCGCCGTCGGCATCGAGGAGTTCCGTGAGGCCGAGGATCCGGTGTACATTCGGGCATTCCTCTACGTCGAGCGCGAGAGCCAGAAGGGTATCGTGGTGGGCGCAGGAGGAAGCCGCATCAAGGCGATTGGCCAGGCGGCGCGAGCCCGCATCGAGCCGTTGGTCGGCCGGAGGGTGTTTCTGGATCTGCGGGTGAAGGAACTCAAGAACTGGCGGAAGGACGTGCACGCGCTCGCGCGGCTCGGCTACCGCCTGCCGGAGGATCAGTCGACGTGA
- a CDS encoding diguanylate cyclase, with translation MSQSVALLFTPDGQSLPDSVRAWLESRRVPTRRFSDADEVMQVALRGRPRLVLVDARQHPVAALKMCRRLKQDSFTGIVPVMLATRDDDASFAAAFDAGADEVLREGIGAHEVTLRLDAMLRRSDRDTFVHPSTRLPGTIEIELEMTRRIERGVPFAVCYADLDHFKEYNDRYSYYDGDRVIRILSRILHDNVKGLCGEAGFVGHIGGDDFLFIIPLEQVNATCGTIVEVFDTLIPYQYSEQDRRAGYYFGKDRRGQLHKVPLMTLSIGVVTNERRVFTHAGQVSELATEMKSYAKTQHGSVFSVDRRGDGPAGELPGGNQRSATSGDTQ, from the coding sequence GTGTCCCAGAGCGTCGCGCTGCTGTTCACCCCCGATGGTCAGTCGCTCCCGGATTCGGTCCGGGCGTGGCTGGAGAGCCGGCGCGTGCCGACGCGCCGCTTCTCGGACGCCGACGAGGTGATGCAGGTGGCGCTGCGCGGGCGACCGCGGTTGGTGCTGGTGGATGCGCGGCAACACCCGGTGGCGGCGCTCAAGATGTGCCGCCGGCTGAAGCAGGATTCGTTCACGGGGATCGTGCCCGTCATGCTGGCCACCCGCGACGACGACGCGTCGTTCGCCGCGGCATTCGACGCCGGCGCGGACGAGGTGCTGCGCGAGGGCATCGGTGCGCACGAGGTCACGCTGCGACTCGATGCCATGCTGCGCCGCTCGGACCGCGACACCTTCGTGCATCCGTCGACGCGGCTGCCCGGTACGATCGAGATCGAGCTCGAGATGACGCGGCGGATCGAGCGGGGCGTGCCCTTCGCCGTCTGCTACGCGGACCTCGACCACTTCAAGGAATACAACGATCGCTACAGCTACTACGACGGCGATCGGGTGATCCGCATCCTCTCGCGCATCCTGCACGACAACGTGAAGGGGCTCTGCGGCGAGGCCGGATTCGTGGGGCATATCGGCGGCGACGACTTCCTGTTCATCATCCCGCTGGAGCAGGTGAACGCGACCTGCGGGACGATCGTCGAGGTCTTCGACACGCTGATTCCGTACCAGTATTCCGAACAGGATCGACGCGCCGGTTATTATTTCGGCAAGGACCGCCGGGGCCAGCTGCACAAGGTGCCGTTGATGACGCTGTCGATCGGTGTCGTGACGAACGAGCGCCGCGTGTTCACGCACGCGGGGCAGGTGAGCGAGCTCGCGACGGAAATGAAGAGTTACGCCAAGACGCAACATGGCTCGGTCTTCTCGGTGGATCGCCGCGGCGATGGTCCCGCGGGGGAGCTGCCGGGCGGCAACCAGCGGTCGGCCACTTCGGGGGACACGCAGTGA
- the lysS gene encoding lysine--tRNA ligase encodes MSDELNHVMRARREKLEALAALGVAPFAYSYDRTHGCGAAVPLLGEAEQGPTVRVAGRLVALRGHGKTIFAHVADDTGRIQLYFKKDVLGEAFALVELFDLGDVVGVEGYLFRTRTGEVTVHVTQATLLAKSLRPLPFGKEEQVDGKVVRHSGFADGEQRSRQRYADLAVHSEVRRHFAARSRMTTAIRRALDELNYLEVETPVLQPLYGGAAARPFTTHHNALDMPLYLRIADELYLKRLVVGGFDRVYEIGHDFRNEGIDRTHNPEFTMLEFYEAYADYHVMMGRVEQLLITAATAVRETLGDAPRTRPDGEAAGPVPTFVTPFPRIEWVPALSKALGVPDVTKLSDAELATAAEQAGVHDIPKLSRPKLMDELFQHHVESKIDTPTFVLDYPMELSPLAKPHRTKPGLTERFELFAKGKELANAFSELNDPLDQRARFEAQARLKAAGDEEASGVDEDYLRAMEYGMPPMGGVGIGLDRLFMYLTDTPHIRDVILFPLMRPE; translated from the coding sequence ATGAGCGACGAACTCAATCACGTGATGCGCGCGCGGCGCGAAAAGCTCGAGGCCCTGGCGGCCTTGGGCGTCGCGCCGTTCGCCTACTCCTACGACCGAACGCACGGCTGCGGCGCCGCGGTGCCGCTGCTGGGCGAGGCGGAGCAGGGCCCGACGGTGCGCGTGGCGGGCCGACTCGTCGCGCTGCGCGGCCACGGGAAGACGATCTTCGCGCACGTGGCCGACGACACGGGCCGCATCCAGCTGTACTTCAAGAAGGACGTGCTGGGCGAGGCCTTCGCGCTGGTGGAGCTCTTCGACCTGGGCGACGTGGTGGGCGTCGAGGGCTACCTGTTCCGCACGCGCACCGGTGAAGTCACGGTGCACGTGACGCAGGCGACGTTGCTGGCGAAGTCGCTGCGGCCGCTGCCCTTCGGCAAGGAAGAGCAGGTGGACGGCAAGGTGGTCCGCCACTCCGGGTTCGCCGATGGCGAGCAGCGTTCGCGCCAGCGCTACGCGGACCTCGCGGTGCATTCCGAGGTGCGGCGCCATTTCGCGGCGCGGTCGCGCATGACGACGGCGATCCGCCGGGCGCTGGACGAGCTCAACTACCTCGAAGTCGAGACGCCGGTGCTGCAGCCGCTCTACGGCGGCGCGGCGGCGCGGCCGTTCACGACGCACCACAACGCGCTGGACATGCCGCTGTATCTGCGCATCGCCGACGAACTGTATCTCAAGCGCCTCGTGGTGGGCGGTTTCGACCGCGTATACGAGATCGGCCACGATTTCCGCAACGAAGGCATCGACCGGACGCACAATCCGGAGTTCACGATGCTGGAGTTCTACGAGGCGTATGCGGACTACCACGTCATGATGGGCCGCGTCGAGCAGCTGCTCATCACCGCCGCCACGGCCGTGCGCGAGACGCTCGGCGACGCGCCGCGCACGCGTCCGGACGGCGAGGCCGCGGGCCCGGTGCCGACGTTCGTGACGCCGTTCCCGCGCATCGAGTGGGTGCCGGCGCTCTCGAAGGCCCTGGGCGTACCGGATGTGACGAAGCTCTCGGACGCCGAACTGGCGACGGCCGCGGAGCAGGCGGGCGTGCACGACATCCCGAAGCTCTCGCGGCCCAAGCTGATGGACGAGCTGTTCCAGCACCACGTGGAGAGCAAGATCGACACGCCGACCTTCGTGCTCGACTATCCGATGGAGCTCTCGCCGCTGGCCAAGCCGCACCGGACCAAGCCGGGGCTCACGGAGCGCTTCGAGCTCTTCGCGAAGGGCAAGGAGCTGGCGAATGCCTTCTCAGAGCTCAACGACCCGCTGGACCAGCGCGCGCGCTTCGAGGCGCAGGCGCGGCTCAAGGCGGCGGGCGACGAGGAAGCGAGCGGCGTGGACGAGGACTACCTCCGCGCGATGGAGTACGGCATGCCGCCGATGGGCGGCGTGGGCATCGGGCTCGACCGCCTGTTCATGTATCTGACGGATACGCCGCACATCCGCGACGTGATCCTGTTCCCGCTCATGCGTCCGGAGTGA
- a CDS encoding ABC transporter ATP-binding protein: MTMPGETPAVGRPPVLEAIGVVKAYRGGDGSAIRVLDGVDLQVAPGEMVAVVGASGSGKSTFLHVLGALERPDAGVVRLGGQPTSGASDESLAELRNRQVGFVFQFHHLLKEFSALENVMMPMRIAERSEAECRARATELLERVGLGARLHHRPAELSGGEQQRAAVARALALRPPVLLADEPSGNLDHQNAERLHDLFAELAQDGGLGLVVVTHNRSLAERAQRTLHLEDGRLHPAPASAGGV, translated from the coding sequence ATGACGATGCCTGGGGAGACGCCCGCCGTGGGACGGCCGCCGGTGCTGGAAGCCATCGGCGTGGTGAAGGCATATCGCGGGGGCGACGGCTCGGCGATCCGCGTGCTGGATGGCGTGGACCTGCAGGTCGCGCCGGGGGAGATGGTCGCGGTCGTCGGCGCCAGCGGTTCCGGCAAGAGCACGTTCCTGCACGTGCTGGGGGCGCTCGAGCGTCCCGATGCTGGCGTGGTGCGGCTCGGCGGCCAGCCGACGAGCGGGGCGAGCGATGAGTCGCTCGCGGAACTCCGGAATCGGCAGGTGGGATTCGTCTTTCAGTTCCACCACCTGCTCAAGGAGTTCTCGGCGTTGGAGAACGTGATGATGCCGATGCGGATCGCCGAGCGCTCCGAGGCCGAGTGCCGCGCGCGCGCGACGGAGTTGCTTGAGCGCGTGGGGCTGGGCGCGCGCCTGCATCATCGGCCCGCGGAGCTCTCCGGTGGCGAGCAGCAGCGCGCCGCGGTGGCCCGGGCCTTGGCGCTGCGCCCGCCGGTGCTGCTCGCGGACGAGCCGTCGGGCAACCTGGACCACCAGAACGCGGAGCGTCTGCACGACCTGTTCGCGGAGCTCGCCCAAGACGGCGGGCTCGGCCTCGTGGTCGTGACGCACAACCGCTCGCTGGCCGAGCGGGCGCAGCGGACGCTGCATCTCGAGGACGGACGCCTGCATCCGGCGCCCGCGTCGGCGGGAGGCGTCTGA
- a CDS encoding ATP--guanido phosphotransferase, giving the protein MHQVRAVAARLKGLEGAAFVRVDECSPVERQVLHERHLVSRELAGLDRGSVGPTGSAVLVTGDAGVMVNEEDHLRVQVFRSGFDVQGALRQAEALDAELGAALPFAAHTEFGYLTACPTNTGTGLRASVLIHLPGLVLTQEIGKVLQGLQHMGLTYRGLYGEGSDVLGNLFQISNQTTLGRSEEDLTEQLERVVRRVIEREEEARAILARDAGYIIEDKLWRAYGTLRHARNLPADEAMNLLSGLRLAAGLNLVTGLSVYTLNKLLIFSQSAHLSHSAGRVLTEGEANLARARYVRQILANEARLPE; this is encoded by the coding sequence ATGCACCAGGTGCGGGCGGTGGCCGCGCGCCTGAAGGGCCTCGAGGGCGCCGCCTTCGTGCGGGTGGACGAGTGCAGCCCGGTGGAGCGGCAGGTGCTGCACGAGCGGCACTTGGTGAGCCGCGAGCTGGCGGGACTCGACCGTGGCAGCGTCGGGCCGACCGGGTCGGCCGTGCTGGTCACCGGCGACGCCGGGGTGATGGTAAACGAAGAGGACCATTTGCGGGTCCAAGTGTTCAGGTCCGGCTTTGACGTGCAGGGCGCGTTGCGGCAGGCGGAGGCGCTGGATGCCGAGTTGGGGGCGGCGCTGCCGTTTGCCGCGCACACGGAGTTCGGCTACCTGACGGCGTGCCCGACGAACACGGGGACGGGGCTGCGGGCGAGCGTCTTGATCCACCTGCCGGGCTTGGTGCTCACGCAGGAGATCGGGAAGGTGCTGCAGGGTCTGCAGCACATGGGCCTGACGTATCGAGGCCTGTACGGCGAAGGGAGCGACGTCCTCGGGAACCTGTTCCAGATTTCGAACCAGACGACGCTTGGACGCAGCGAGGAGGATCTGACGGAGCAGTTGGAGCGCGTCGTGCGGCGGGTGATCGAGCGCGAGGAGGAAGCGCGCGCGATTCTGGCGCGGGACGCGGGTTATATTATCGAGGACAAGCTGTGGCGCGCGTACGGCACCCTGCGGCACGCGCGGAACCTGCCGGCAGATGAAGCGATGAACCTGCTGAGTGGGTTGCGGCTGGCCGCAGGACTGAACCTGGTGACCGGGCTCAGTGTTTATACGCTCAACAAGCTCCTGATCTTCAGCCAGTCGGCGCACCTCTCGCACAGCGCGGGGCGGGTGTTGACCGAGGGCGAGGCGAACCTGGCGCGGGCCCGCTACGTGCGTCAGATACTCGCCAACGAGGCACGCCTTCCCGAATGA